The Campylobacter concisus genome window below encodes:
- a CDS encoding LptF/LptG family permease, which translates to MSRVNRYLLFNFLGTFASLFSTLFLIMSIVFFIQIARITSYIEISFGELFKLYSFMLPRVLLFVVPIAFFVSLAMTLFRLSKENESIVIFTLGGSPNKIARFFLAFSALLSAALLVVAIVMIPIAAQLNANFIDYKKTVAKLNLKPTQFGQKFSDWMVYVGSEMQDNNGTTYKDIVMFNPYIKDSQRLITAKNAKISNTNQSIELSLIDGKMYDIKDKIYHQSNFKSMKIRTAQSEEISDIGSIKEYWAEANSSEKRRKDLSTYVLVALFPLASTLFAISFGIVTYRYEKGMVYVGTFGVLFGYFTLIMLFSSKPAFAIPLIFFVFLLAGILLFKAKIMRRY; encoded by the coding sequence ATGAGTAGAGTAAATAGATATCTTTTATTTAACTTCCTAGGGACTTTTGCGTCACTATTTAGTACGCTTTTTTTGATCATGTCGATCGTATTTTTCATCCAGATCGCGCGCATCACTTCTTACATTGAGATCAGCTTTGGCGAGCTCTTTAAACTCTACTCATTTATGCTTCCACGCGTGCTACTTTTTGTCGTGCCTATCGCATTTTTTGTATCACTTGCGATGACTCTTTTTAGATTATCAAAAGAGAATGAAAGTATCGTTATCTTTACGCTTGGTGGATCGCCAAATAAAATAGCAAGATTTTTTTTAGCATTTTCAGCCCTTTTAAGTGCCGCTTTGCTGGTAGTTGCCATCGTCATGATACCAATAGCCGCACAGCTAAATGCAAATTTTATTGATTATAAAAAGACTGTTGCAAAGCTAAATTTAAAGCCAACTCAGTTTGGACAAAAATTCTCTGACTGGATGGTCTATGTGGGTAGTGAAATGCAAGATAATAATGGCACTACTTATAAAGATATCGTGATGTTTAATCCTTACATTAAAGACTCCCAACGCTTAATCACTGCTAAAAATGCAAAGATCTCCAATACAAATCAAAGCATTGAACTCTCTTTAATAGATGGAAAAATGTATGATATAAAAGATAAAATTTATCATCAAAGTAACTTCAAGTCTATGAAAATAAGGACTGCACAAAGTGAAGAGATAAGCGATATAGGTAGTATAAAAGAGTACTGGGCGGAGGCAAATAGTAGTGAAAAAAGAAGAAAAGACCTTAGCACATATGTGCTTGTTGCACTATTTCCACTTGCCAGTACACTTTTTGCCATAAGCTTTGGCATCGTTACTTATAGATATGAAAAGGGCATGGTTTATGTTGGTACGTTTGGCGTTTTATTTGGGTATTTTACACTCATAATGCTATTTTCATCAAAACCAGCTTTTGCGATCCCGCTCATATTTTTCGTCTTTTTATTGGCAGGAATTTTGCTTTTTAAAGCTAAAATCATGCGAAGATACTAA
- a CDS encoding prepilin peptidase — protein MDNLVIFFAVFAFVLGICVGSFSNVLIYRLPRNESINFPASHCPKCSHKLNFYHNVPLFSWLFLGGKCAFCKQKISLIYPVIELISGILFLICFFKECGEILSVETLLYALFLGLCFVMLLALSVIDIRYKAVPDPLLFAALFFAFIYALMLFIFKENFAQILNLFLFALIFWALRFVISFAIKREAMGSADIFIAAIIGAILSVKLALVAIYLAALFTLPVYAVVQKKGYELAFVPFLSLGLLITYAFKEQILEILRFIYE, from the coding sequence ATGGATAATTTAGTCATCTTTTTTGCCGTTTTTGCTTTTGTTTTGGGTATTTGCGTGGGCTCATTTTCAAATGTACTGATATATCGCTTGCCACGAAATGAGAGTATAAATTTCCCAGCCTCACACTGCCCAAAATGCTCTCACAAGCTAAATTTTTATCACAACGTTCCACTTTTTTCATGGCTATTTTTAGGCGGCAAATGTGCCTTTTGCAAGCAAAAAATAAGCCTCATATATCCAGTGATCGAACTAATTTCTGGGATACTTTTTTTGATCTGCTTTTTTAAAGAGTGCGGCGAAATTTTAAGTGTAGAAACGCTGCTTTACGCGCTATTTTTAGGGCTTTGCTTCGTTATGCTGCTAGCTCTTAGCGTCATAGACATAAGATATAAAGCTGTGCCAGATCCTCTTCTTTTTGCGGCGCTATTTTTCGCATTTATCTACGCTCTGATGCTTTTTATATTTAAAGAAAATTTTGCCCAAATTTTAAATTTATTCCTTTTTGCGCTTATCTTTTGGGCGCTGAGATTTGTCATAAGCTTTGCCATAAAAAGAGAAGCGATGGGTAGTGCAGATATCTTTATAGCAGCGATCATCGGAGCTATTTTGTCAGTCAAGCTAGCTCTAGTGGCAATCTATCTTGCAGCACTTTTTACACTTCCAGTCTATGCGGTCGTTCAAAAAAAGGGCTATGAGCTGGCTTTTGTGCCATTTTTAAGTCTTGGCTTACTTATTACATACGCTTTTAAAGAGCAAATTTTAGAAATTTTAAGGTTTATTTATGAGTAG
- the uppS gene encoding polyprenyl diphosphate synthase, whose amino-acid sequence MNELNHLAIIMDGNGRWAKKRGFLRTNGHEAGANVVSDMCEFCIDNGVKILSLYAFSTENWKRPQKEVEFLMNLLKKFLILKRDDFIKSRIKFNTIGDISPFSDELKNEIEITKNATRENKNLLLNLAINYGSKDEIVRAVKKLILEDADINEASLNAALDESEPVDLLIRTGGESRLSNFMLWQASYAELFFTPTLWPDFGKNELANIVSKFKNIERRFGGV is encoded by the coding sequence TTGAATGAATTAAACCACCTTGCTATTATCATGGATGGAAATGGACGCTGGGCTAAAAAACGTGGATTTTTGCGGACAAATGGGCACGAAGCTGGAGCAAATGTAGTAAGTGATATGTGCGAATTTTGTATCGATAATGGCGTGAAAATTTTAAGTCTTTATGCATTTAGCACTGAAAACTGGAAAAGGCCACAAAAAGAGGTCGAATTTTTGATGAATTTGCTTAAGAAATTTCTCATTTTAAAGCGTGATGATTTTATAAAAAGTAGGATCAAATTTAATACGATCGGCGATATTTCGCCATTTAGCGATGAGCTAAAAAACGAGATAGAGATCACCAAAAACGCTACAAGAGAGAATAAAAATTTATTATTAAATTTAGCTATAAACTACGGCTCAAAAGACGAGATCGTAAGGGCAGTAAAAAAGCTAATTTTAGAGGACGCTGATATAAACGAAGCGAGCCTAAATGCAGCACTTGATGAGAGTGAGCCGGTGGATCTTCTCATTAGAACTGGTGGCGAGAGCAGGCTTTCAAATTTCATGCTCTGGCAGGCTAGCTACGCGGAGCTATTTTTCACGCCCACACTTTGGCCTGACTTTGGCAAGAATGAGCTTGCAAATATCGTTAGTAAATTTAAAAACATAGAGCGAAGATTTGGTGGAGTTTAG
- the coaBC gene encoding bifunctional phosphopantothenoylcysteine decarboxylase/phosphopantothenate--cysteine ligase CoaBC, with the protein MLKNKKILLAVCGSIAFYKAFEILSLLKKQGADVYVALSDGALDFCSVSGFEALSEHKILSSQTQNWQDGVNHIAYSKMDLVLIAPASVNTINKLAAGICDNVFMQTLIAASHVPLVVALAANNNMIEHFATQNSLKILKKNGALIVEPVLKTLACGDVGKGGLASPEVIVEAVIKKLSKPLFAGKKVVITGGATIEKIDDVRAITNFSSGKMAMALARAFYYAGAEVKLLASFEAENEPFEILNFGSSSELLELCKSECESANLLVMCAAVSDFVPTKIDGKIKKEDVGEILSLSLKRNVDILQSLKEFKCKNIGFKLEISSESAHKNARAMLEQKGLDAVCLNILGEKNGFSSEQNEVNFITKGGETLLPLASKDEIAGRIVELAANL; encoded by the coding sequence ATGTTAAAAAATAAGAAAATTTTACTTGCCGTTTGCGGTAGTATTGCCTTTTATAAGGCATTCGAAATTTTATCGCTACTTAAAAAACAAGGTGCTGATGTCTACGTGGCTTTAAGTGACGGAGCGCTTGATTTTTGCAGTGTAAGCGGCTTTGAGGCGCTAAGTGAGCATAAAATTTTAAGCTCACAAACGCAAAACTGGCAAGATGGCGTAAATCACATAGCCTACTCTAAAATGGATCTAGTTCTCATCGCACCTGCCTCTGTAAATACGATAAATAAGCTAGCAGCTGGCATCTGTGACAATGTCTTTATGCAAACGCTAATCGCCGCCTCACACGTGCCTTTGGTTGTCGCACTAGCTGCAAATAACAATATGATAGAGCACTTCGCGACGCAAAACTCACTTAAAATTTTAAAGAAAAACGGCGCTTTAATAGTTGAGCCGGTTCTTAAAACTCTAGCTTGTGGCGACGTTGGCAAAGGCGGTCTTGCAAGCCCTGAAGTAATAGTTGAAGCAGTGATAAAAAAGCTTAGTAAGCCACTTTTTGCAGGCAAAAAAGTAGTGATAACGGGTGGTGCGACGATAGAAAAGATAGATGATGTTAGAGCCATTACAAATTTTTCAAGCGGTAAGATGGCGATGGCGCTTGCAAGGGCTTTTTACTATGCAGGCGCAGAGGTAAAACTACTTGCTAGCTTTGAAGCAGAAAACGAGCCATTTGAGATTTTAAATTTTGGCTCAAGTAGTGAACTTTTAGAGCTTTGCAAAAGCGAGTGCGAGAGTGCGAATTTGCTTGTAATGTGTGCTGCAGTAAGCGATTTTGTGCCGACAAAAATTGATGGCAAGATAAAAAAAGAGGATGTTGGCGAAATTTTAAGCTTAAGTCTAAAGAGAAATGTCGATATTTTGCAAAGCTTAAAAGAGTTTAAATGCAAAAATATCGGCTTTAAGCTTGAAATCTCAAGCGAGAGCGCACACAAAAATGCTAGAGCAATGCTAGAGCAAAAGGGGCTTGACGCAGTTTGTCTAAATATTTTGGGCGAGAAAAATGGCTTTTCAAGCGAGCAAAATGAGGTAAATTTCATCACAAAAGGTGGCGAAACCCTACTGCCGCTTGCCTCAAAAGATGAGATCGCAGGGCGCATAGTGGAGTTAGCAGCAAATTTATGA